In the genome of Desulfovibrio desulfuricans, one region contains:
- a CDS encoding metal-dependent hydrolase: MKWITHQATAVAAALALHLPLEGVAAACAGAVLPDVLDQRIAGLAPTRRGRQKVFNAIHRGTTHWFGWWLAVCVAAFALSPSSFGALGRDALLGLGFGGLSHVLLDMLTPSGVPLTPFSRQNKLSLKLCSTGSLGEYCFLACVAGATWLLYHDDLLRLTRKLGHAQLF, translated from the coding sequence ATGAAATGGATTACGCATCAGGCCACAGCCGTGGCGGCGGCGCTGGCGCTGCACCTTCCCTTGGAGGGCGTGGCTGCGGCCTGCGCTGGCGCTGTGCTGCCCGACGTGCTTGATCAGCGCATAGCGGGCCTGGCCCCCACCCGCAGGGGGCGGCAAAAGGTATTTAACGCCATCCACAGGGGGACTACCCACTGGTTTGGCTGGTGGCTGGCGGTATGCGTGGCGGCCTTTGCGCTGTCGCCGTCAAGTTTTGGAGCGCTTGGCCGCGATGCCTTGCTGGGGCTTGGCTTTGGCGGCTTGAGCCATGTGCTGCTCGATATGCTGACCCCGTCGGGCGTGCCGCTCACGCCGTTTTCGCGCCAGAACAAGCTGTCGCTCAAGCTGTGCTCAACGGGCAGCCTTGGAGAATACTGCTTTCTGGCCTGCGTGGCGGGCGCGACATGGCTGCTGTACCATGACGACCTGTTGCGCCTGACGCGCAAGCTGGGTCACGCACAGCTGTTTTAA
- the murJ gene encoding murein biosynthesis integral membrane protein MurJ, whose protein sequence is MALLTAQQRMGAAALILAASTVLSRLMGLARDKIISWQFGAGGESDMYFAAFVVPDIINYLLAGGFMSITIIPLLTRRFQEDEVDAWGFFSCVFCWMAAASTLLTIGGMALAPWLARTVAPGFTPEQWVRLAFFMRIILPAQIFFLCGACLTALLFMRRQFRVPALAPLIYNGAIIAVGLLLPWLATTRTAQTTLPAGLLAHMDGMTGYCVGVTLGAALGTFALPLRVAEQQGLRLRMVWRHPLMGKFLLTALPLMLGQTIMMLDEQFLRVFGSLAGDGAVSLLNYARRITQVPVGLVGQAAAVASYPFLVSLLAQGETERFNTTLRTALRASVALIIPCAFCMAATSWPILGVIFQGGRFSPADTLATLPLTRIMLAATPFWIIYMVLVRAYYAHGDTITPAATGTVMTLVCVPLYYWWAVPHGAWAIASLSGLSVSLYVLWLVAIWIRRHGGGAFAGLPGLALRVTLCCLPATAAGWWTSEACMRTLALSPIIRACVVLVLGSCAFAALFLPIAWQNAPETLEPVLQRLRRKRGAA, encoded by the coding sequence ATGGCGCTGCTCACAGCCCAGCAACGCATGGGAGCCGCCGCCCTCATACTGGCGGCCAGCACTGTGCTGTCGCGCCTCATGGGCCTTGCCCGCGACAAGATCATCTCGTGGCAGTTTGGCGCTGGCGGCGAATCAGACATGTATTTCGCCGCCTTTGTGGTGCCCGACATCATCAATTATCTGCTGGCTGGCGGCTTTATGTCCATCACCATCATCCCCCTGCTGACCCGCCGGTTTCAGGAGGACGAGGTTGATGCCTGGGGCTTTTTTTCTTGCGTGTTCTGCTGGATGGCGGCGGCCTCGACCCTGCTGACCATTGGCGGCATGGCTCTTGCCCCATGGCTGGCACGGACTGTGGCCCCCGGATTTACACCTGAACAGTGGGTGCGGCTGGCCTTTTTTATGCGCATCATCCTGCCCGCCCAGATATTCTTTTTGTGCGGGGCGTGCCTCACGGCCCTGCTGTTCATGCGGCGGCAGTTTCGCGTGCCCGCGCTGGCCCCGCTTATCTACAACGGGGCCATCATTGCCGTGGGCCTGCTGCTGCCCTGGCTGGCAACAACCAGGACAGCGCAAACCACCCTGCCCGCAGGCCTGCTGGCGCACATGGACGGCATGACGGGCTACTGCGTGGGCGTGACCCTGGGCGCTGCCCTGGGAACCTTTGCACTGCCCCTGCGGGTGGCGGAGCAGCAGGGACTGCGGCTGCGCATGGTCTGGCGGCATCCGCTCATGGGCAAATTTTTGCTCACCGCCCTGCCCCTCATGCTGGGGCAGACCATCATGATGCTGGACGAGCAGTTTCTGCGGGTGTTCGGCAGCCTGGCGGGCGACGGCGCAGTAAGCCTGCTCAACTACGCGCGGCGCATCACGCAGGTTCCTGTGGGGCTGGTTGGACAGGCGGCGGCGGTGGCCTCCTACCCGTTTTTGGTCTCGCTGCTGGCCCAGGGCGAAACCGAACGCTTCAACACCACCCTGCGTACGGCCCTGAGGGCCAGTGTGGCACTTATCATCCCTTGCGCCTTCTGCATGGCGGCCACCAGCTGGCCCATACTGGGCGTTATTTTTCAGGGCGGACGCTTCAGCCCCGCCGACACGCTGGCGACCCTGCCGCTCACCCGCATCATGCTGGCCGCTACGCCCTTCTGGATTATCTACATGGTGCTGGTGCGGGCCTACTACGCCCACGGCGACACCATAACCCCAGCGGCGACAGGCACGGTCATGACCCTTGTGTGCGTGCCGCTGTACTACTGGTGGGCCGTGCCCCACGGGGCTTGGGCCATCGCGTCCCTCTCCGGCCTGAGCGTGAGCCTGTACGTGCTGTGGCTGGTCGCCATATGGATTCGCCGTCACGGCGGCGGGGCTTTTGCCGGTCTGCCGGGGCTGGCGCTACGGGTGACGCTGTGCTGTCTGCCCGCCACAGCTGCGGGCTGGTGGACCTCGGAGGCGTGCATGCGCACCCTTGCCCTGTCGCCCATTATCAGGGCCTGCGTGGTGCTGGTGCTGGGCAGCTGCGCCTTTGCGGCGCTGTTTTTGCCCATTGCGTGGCAAAACGCGCCCGAGACGCTTGAGCCGGTGCTGCAGCGCCTGCGGCGCAAGCGCGGCGCAGCCTGA
- a CDS encoding vitamin B12-dependent ribonucleotide reductase, whose translation MFTMPKNLPQPQLKPNTEVVLQKRYLRKDLAGRQTETPRDLFWRVAASIAAQEAKYSQSTRKGEDLARDFYDLMTSWKFLPNSPTLMNAGTDLGQLSACFVLPVGDSIEEIFDAVKYAAMIHKSGGGTGFSFSRLRPKDSRVGSTGGVASGPVSFLRIFNTATEQVKQGGTRRGANMGILRVDHPDILEFIRAKEKEGEFNNFNLSVGLTEVFMRAVENDEHYDLVAPNSGEVINRLRAREIFDLLVKKAWQSGDPGIVFLDRINRDNPTPDQGEIESTNPCGEQPLLPYEACNLGSINLSCFYVPGHQNDADPAREGIDWAELKRVVHLAVRFLDNVIDASRFPLDSITETVRKNRKIGLGVMGFADLLYQLEVAYDSQPGIELGERIMAFIQDEGHKASAQLATERGAFPAYATSVYAKKKQGPYRNATVTTIAPTGTLSIIAGCSSGVEPLFALCFTRNILDGERLVEVNPHFEAALADTGLFSHELMDAVVAKGSIKDMDYLPAKLRKIYVTAMDIAPVWHLRMQAAFQRHTDNAVSKTVNLSNSATEQDIFDIYWLAYQEGCKGVTVYRDGCKSIQVLATGEGQKKMDGDTGGTPEAQAPSGPAQPGAGVRKRPDVVWGFTQKVPTGLGAMYLTVNEVDGKPFEVFATIGKSGRSITAKAEAIGRLVSLALRSGVHVRDVVAQIKGIGGEHPVFRGKGLLLSIPDAIAWVLEKRYLKDEHIGDFNDLQAQNCPECGEPLVFQEGCLICPGCGFSRCG comes from the coding sequence ATGTTCACAATGCCCAAAAATCTGCCGCAGCCCCAGCTGAAGCCCAACACGGAAGTTGTTTTGCAAAAACGGTATCTGCGCAAGGATCTGGCTGGCCGTCAGACAGAGACTCCGCGTGATCTGTTTTGGCGGGTGGCGGCTTCCATTGCCGCCCAGGAAGCCAAGTACTCGCAGTCTACCCGCAAGGGCGAAGACCTCGCCCGCGATTTTTACGACCTGATGACCAGCTGGAAGTTTTTGCCCAATTCTCCCACGCTCATGAACGCGGGGACAGACCTGGGCCAGCTCTCCGCCTGCTTTGTGCTGCCGGTGGGCGACTCCATTGAAGAAATTTTTGACGCGGTCAAATACGCGGCCATGATCCACAAATCGGGCGGCGGCACGGGCTTTTCCTTTTCGCGTCTGCGGCCCAAGGACAGCCGCGTGGGCTCCACCGGCGGCGTTGCCTCGGGGCCGGTGTCGTTTTTGCGCATTTTCAACACGGCCACAGAGCAGGTAAAACAGGGCGGAACCCGGCGCGGGGCCAATATGGGCATTTTGCGCGTCGACCATCCTGATATCCTTGAATTTATCCGCGCCAAGGAAAAAGAGGGCGAGTTTAACAACTTCAATCTTTCCGTGGGCCTTACAGAAGTGTTTATGCGCGCCGTTGAAAACGACGAGCATTATGACCTTGTGGCCCCCAATTCGGGCGAAGTGATAAACCGTCTGCGGGCGCGTGAGATATTTGACCTGCTGGTTAAAAAAGCCTGGCAGTCGGGCGATCCGGGCATCGTGTTTCTTGACCGCATCAACCGCGACAACCCCACCCCCGACCAGGGCGAGATTGAATCCACCAACCCTTGCGGCGAGCAGCCCCTGCTGCCTTATGAAGCCTGCAACCTGGGGTCCATCAATCTTTCGTGTTTTTATGTTCCCGGCCACCAAAACGACGCCGACCCCGCCCGCGAGGGCATTGACTGGGCCGAGCTCAAGCGCGTGGTGCACCTGGCGGTGCGCTTTTTGGACAACGTCATCGACGCTTCGCGTTTTCCGCTGGACAGCATCACCGAAACCGTGCGCAAAAACCGCAAGATCGGCCTGGGCGTCATGGGTTTTGCCGACCTGCTCTACCAGCTTGAGGTGGCCTATGATTCGCAGCCGGGCATTGAGCTTGGCGAGCGCATCATGGCCTTTATTCAGGACGAGGGGCACAAGGCTTCGGCCCAGCTGGCCACCGAGCGCGGGGCTTTTCCGGCTTACGCCACGTCGGTGTATGCCAAAAAGAAGCAGGGTCCCTACCGCAACGCCACGGTAACCACCATCGCGCCCACGGGTACGCTCTCCATCATCGCGGGCTGCTCATCGGGCGTGGAGCCGTTGTTTGCCCTGTGCTTTACCCGCAATATCCTTGACGGCGAGCGCCTTGTGGAAGTGAACCCCCATTTTGAGGCCGCCCTGGCAGATACCGGTCTTTTCAGCCACGAGCTGATGGACGCTGTGGTGGCCAAGGGCTCCATAAAGGATATGGACTATCTGCCCGCCAAGTTGCGCAAGATTTATGTGACGGCCATGGATATCGCCCCGGTGTGGCACCTGCGCATGCAGGCGGCTTTTCAGCGCCACACCGACAATGCCGTGTCAAAAACCGTTAATCTGTCCAACAGCGCGACGGAACAGGATATTTTTGACATCTACTGGTTGGCCTATCAGGAGGGCTGCAAGGGCGTCACCGTGTACCGCGACGGCTGCAAAAGCATCCAGGTGCTGGCCACGGGCGAAGGCCAAAAGAAGATGGACGGCGATACCGGCGGAACCCCGGAGGCGCAGGCCCCGTCTGGCCCGGCGCAGCCCGGAGCAGGCGTGCGCAAACGGCCCGACGTCGTGTGGGGCTTTACGCAAAAGGTCCCCACCGGGCTTGGGGCCATGTACCTCACCGTCAACGAGGTGGATGGCAAACCCTTTGAGGTTTTTGCCACCATCGGCAAGTCTGGCCGCTCCATTACCGCCAAGGCCGAGGCCATTGGCCGTCTGGTGTCGCTGGCCCTGCGCTCTGGAGTGCACGTGCGCGACGTGGTTGCCCAGATCAAGGGCATTGGCGGCGAGCACCCTGTCTTTCGGGGCAAGGGGCTGCTGCTTTCCATCCCCGACGCCATCGCCTGGGTGCTCGAAAAACGTTACCTCAAGGATGAACACATCGGCGACTTCAACGACCTGCAAGCCCAGAATTGCCCCGAATGCGGCGAACCGCTGGTCTTTCAGGAAGGTTGCCTCATCTGCCCCGGCTGCGGTTTTTCGCGCTGCGGGTAA
- a CDS encoding ribonuclease R family protein, whose amino-acid sequence MKKKKSPRGAFGAAEHTPGFPSREELLKTLAAQSRPMRVDGILSVLGLARRAKGDLEALLATLADQGSLLRLRGGLWARPESLKHILGRFSSLRDRGGFVTPMRPADGDENNRDSRLEFTGERDVYIPAGQTGEAWHQDIVRVALSPGASRGPSPEGRIIEVVERGLKEIPAHAAHRTGNTLFCRPADARLSVNFSVELTEGQTPPQPGTLVLLAPLQRLASDLWTARLVGNYGREDDVAVQEELVKLNHEVPRDFPAGALAEAQNLPDGPTPEDMRNREDVRPLPLVTIDGADARDFDDAVQVEDRPGGGWLLRVAIADVSHYVRPRGSGSTGALDAEALARGNSWYFPRSVEPMLPEALSNGLCSLRPDVDRLAMLAEIPFSPQGKPGKPRFAQVVMRSAARLTYDQVKACMLDHDPAALAALRENPRGDEVIAMLQKAFALYAALREARRQRGSLDFDLPEADSRLDEAGRVVWMGHRQRHDAHRLIEEFMIAANEAVARYLRDAGMPFLYRVHPLPDPERLESLFDTLAGTGMEDLPAQPDAAAMQGILARVQGTDQEFLVNRLCLRAMPQARYQPVNEGHFGLASQAYCHFTSPIRRYADLLTHRALKTALGIGVGALPAGQKLLRIGDQINRRERASMACEREMDRRMGCLALLPRVGEHFKGLVAGVTDFGIFVELAEMPVEGMIRIDDLGDDWYDFDPHTMSLVGQRSGVMWRMGQSLEVALAEVNLGRLEIRLMPLELPKAAQGGAGRGRGKPTRRPARKGGAKPGSTSRPDGTRSGWKVTSPGDESGKRGSKAAGGGKSSRRSGGKNSGGARSGGNSAGGGNSGGGTGKTSKKRGR is encoded by the coding sequence ATGAAAAAGAAAAAATCCCCACGCGGCGCGTTTGGCGCTGCTGAACATACCCCCGGCTTTCCCTCGCGTGAGGAACTGCTGAAAACCCTCGCCGCCCAGTCGCGCCCCATGCGCGTGGACGGCATCTTGAGCGTGCTGGGCCTTGCCCGCCGCGCCAAGGGCGATCTGGAAGCCCTGCTCGCCACACTGGCCGACCAGGGCAGCCTGCTGCGGCTGCGAGGCGGCCTGTGGGCGCGCCCCGAATCCCTCAAGCATATCTTGGGCCGCTTCAGTTCCCTGCGCGACAGGGGGGGCTTTGTCACGCCCATGCGCCCCGCCGACGGGGACGAAAACAACCGCGACAGCAGGCTCGAATTTACCGGCGAGCGCGACGTGTACATTCCCGCCGGGCAAACTGGCGAGGCCTGGCATCAGGACATTGTGCGCGTGGCGCTCAGCCCCGGCGCTTCTCGCGGCCCCTCGCCCGAGGGACGCATCATCGAGGTCGTCGAACGCGGCCTCAAGGAAATACCCGCCCACGCTGCTCACCGCACGGGCAACACGCTTTTTTGCCGCCCGGCTGACGCCCGGCTGAGCGTAAATTTCAGTGTCGAGCTGACGGAGGGTCAAACGCCCCCCCAGCCAGGCACGCTGGTACTGCTCGCCCCGCTGCAGCGGCTGGCCTCGGACCTGTGGACTGCCCGCCTCGTGGGCAACTATGGCCGCGAGGACGACGTGGCCGTGCAGGAAGAGCTGGTCAAGCTCAACCATGAGGTGCCGCGCGACTTTCCCGCCGGTGCGCTGGCCGAGGCCCAAAACCTGCCCGACGGCCCCACGCCCGAAGACATGCGCAACCGCGAAGACGTGCGCCCACTGCCTCTGGTGACCATTGACGGAGCCGACGCCCGCGACTTTGACGACGCCGTGCAGGTTGAGGACCGCCCCGGCGGCGGCTGGCTGCTGCGCGTGGCCATTGCCGACGTAAGCCACTACGTGCGCCCCCGCGGCAGCGGCAGTACCGGCGCGCTGGATGCCGAGGCCCTTGCGCGCGGCAATTCGTGGTACTTCCCCCGCTCGGTCGAACCCATGCTGCCCGAAGCGCTCTCCAACGGCCTGTGCAGCCTGCGCCCTGATGTTGACCGGCTGGCAATGCTGGCGGAGATTCCATTTTCTCCGCAGGGCAAGCCCGGCAAGCCGCGCTTTGCCCAGGTGGTCATGCGTTCGGCGGCGCGGCTGACCTATGATCAGGTCAAGGCCTGCATGCTCGACCACGACCCCGCCGCCCTTGCCGCCCTGCGCGAAAACCCGCGCGGCGATGAGGTTATCGCCATGCTGCAGAAGGCCTTTGCCCTGTATGCGGCGCTGCGCGAAGCACGCCGCCAGCGCGGCAGCCTTGACTTTGACCTGCCCGAGGCGGACAGCCGCCTGGACGAAGCAGGGCGCGTTGTCTGGATGGGGCACCGGCAGCGGCACGACGCCCACAGGCTTATTGAAGAATTCATGATCGCGGCCAACGAGGCCGTGGCGCGTTACCTGCGCGACGCGGGCATGCCCTTTTTGTACCGCGTGCATCCCCTGCCCGACCCGGAACGGCTGGAGAGCCTTTTTGACACGCTCGCAGGTACCGGGATGGAGGACCTGCCCGCCCAGCCCGATGCAGCCGCCATGCAGGGCATACTTGCCCGCGTACAGGGCACGGATCAGGAATTCCTGGTCAACCGCCTGTGCCTGCGGGCCATGCCGCAGGCCCGCTACCAGCCCGTCAACGAGGGGCACTTTGGCCTGGCTTCGCAGGCGTACTGCCACTTTACCTCGCCCATCCGCCGCTACGCCGACCTGCTGACCCATAGGGCACTCAAGACCGCTCTGGGCATCGGCGTGGGCGCACTGCCCGCCGGGCAAAAGCTGCTGCGCATCGGCGACCAGATCAACCGGCGCGAACGCGCGTCCATGGCCTGCGAGCGCGAGATGGACCGCCGCATGGGCTGCCTTGCCCTGCTGCCACGCGTGGGCGAGCACTTCAAAGGGCTGGTGGCCGGGGTGACCGACTTTGGCATATTTGTGGAACTGGCCGAAATGCCTGTTGAAGGCATGATCCGCATCGATGACCTTGGCGACGACTGGTACGACTTCGACCCGCACACCATGAGCCTGGTGGGCCAGCGCTCCGGCGTCATGTGGCGCATGGGCCAGAGCCTCGAGGTGGCGCTGGCCGAGGTCAACCTTGGCCGCCTTGAAATACGCCTCATGCCGCTGGAGCTGCCCAAGGCCGCGCAGGGCGGCGCAGGGCGCGGCAGGGGCAAGCCCACCCGCAGGCCCGCCCGCAAAGGCGGCGCAAAACCAGGCAGCACAAGCCGCCCCGACGGTACACGCTCCGGCTGGAAGGTCACCTCGCCGGGCGACGAATCCGGCAAACGTGGGAGCAAGGCCGCAGGCGGCGGTAAGTCGAGCCGCCGTAGCGGCGGAAAAAATTCTGGCGGCGCTCGCTCTGGCGGCAACAGCGCTGGTGGCGGCAACTCCGGCGGGGGCACGGGCAAGACCAGCAAAAAACGGGGCCGCTGA
- a CDS encoding flavodoxin family protein, with protein sequence MKVLAINGSPRKNGNTALLLQEALAPLREAGWEVETVQLGGKKIQGCRGCEKCAELKNGRCIFDNDLLNELLQKMLAADAMILGTPCYFTDMSAELKALVDRAGFVAYVNGGLFQGKIGAAVVAAGRAGATHAYDSINHMFLMSKMLVPGSTYWNVGFGHAEGEAGKDAFALENMRHLGRAIDWLGRAVAPHMAEYPAF encoded by the coding sequence ATGAAAGTACTGGCCATAAACGGCAGCCCCAGAAAAAACGGCAATACGGCCCTGCTGCTGCAGGAGGCGCTGGCCCCCCTGCGCGAAGCGGGCTGGGAAGTGGAAACTGTGCAGCTGGGCGGCAAAAAGATTCAGGGATGCCGGGGCTGTGAAAAATGCGCGGAACTCAAGAATGGCCGCTGCATTTTTGACAACGACCTGCTCAACGAACTGCTGCAAAAAATGCTGGCGGCAGATGCCATGATTCTGGGTACGCCCTGTTATTTTACGGATATGTCTGCGGAGCTGAAAGCGCTGGTGGACAGGGCCGGGTTTGTGGCCTACGTCAACGGCGGCCTTTTTCAGGGCAAAATTGGCGCGGCAGTGGTGGCTGCGGGGCGGGCAGGGGCCACCCACGCTTACGACAGCATCAACCACATGTTTTTGATGTCCAAGATGCTTGTGCCCGGTTCGACCTACTGGAACGTGGGTTTTGGCCATGCAGAAGGGGAAGCGGGAAAGGACGCCTTTGCCCTGGAAAACATGCGGCACCTGGGCCGGGCCATAGACTGGCTGGGCAGGGCGGTAGCGCCGCACATGGCGGAATATCCGGCGTTCTGA
- a CDS encoding winged helix-turn-helix transcriptional regulator, with the protein MENTPQCPPVMGNYRCHFELTLQLIGGKWKLLVIYFLSLQKVIRFGQLRRTLPEISERMLVRQLRELEDDGLVSRKVYGTVPPRVDYSLTPLGVSLVPIMESLKAWGSMYENSRGRAAATASAAPAEK; encoded by the coding sequence ATGGAAAATACGCCCCAATGCCCGCCCGTGATGGGCAATTACCGCTGCCACTTTGAACTCACCTTGCAGCTCATTGGCGGCAAGTGGAAGCTGCTGGTCATCTATTTTTTGTCGTTGCAGAAGGTCATTCGCTTCGGCCAGTTGCGGCGTACCCTGCCGGAAATCAGCGAGCGTATGCTGGTGCGCCAGCTGCGCGAACTGGAGGACGACGGCCTTGTGAGCCGCAAGGTGTACGGCACGGTTCCGCCACGGGTGGATTATTCGCTCACGCCGCTGGGCGTTTCGCTTGTGCCCATCATGGAATCGCTGAAGGCCTGGGGCAGCATGTATGAAAACAGCCGTGGGCGGGCAGCCGCCACAGCCAGCGCCGCACCGGCGGAAAAATAA
- a CDS encoding Bax inhibitor-1/YccA family protein, producing the protein MSYTRSVAQGAASSVASIYMRQVYQWMTAGLGVTTVVAYAVASSPAVQEAIFGNTIVLVLMLVAQFGLVIALSAAVHKMSGGMATGLFLLYSAVTGATLSSIFVVYPIASIANAFLVTTGTFLAMSVYGTVTKRDLTAMGSFLFMGLIGIVIASLVNIFLKSSMMDFIISCLGVLIFTGLTAYDTQKLRQFGENAPLEDGTAVRRGAILGALTLYLDFINLFLMMLRLFGGNRE; encoded by the coding sequence ATGTCGTACACCCGCAGTGTTGCCCAAGGCGCCGCCAGCAGCGTCGCTTCCATTTACATGCGTCAGGTTTATCAGTGGATGACCGCCGGTCTGGGCGTAACCACAGTTGTAGCCTACGCAGTTGCCAGCTCGCCTGCCGTGCAGGAAGCCATTTTTGGCAACACCATTGTGCTTGTTCTCATGCTGGTGGCCCAGTTTGGCCTTGTCATCGCCCTTTCGGCGGCGGTTCACAAAATGTCCGGCGGCATGGCCACAGGGCTGTTTTTGCTGTACTCGGCCGTTACGGGCGCAACGCTTTCGTCCATTTTTGTGGTCTACCCCATCGCGTCCATCGCCAACGCCTTTCTGGTGACCACGGGCACCTTCCTGGCCATGTCGGTCTACGGCACGGTTACCAAGCGCGATCTCACCGCCATGGGCAGCTTCCTTTTCATGGGGCTCATCGGCATTGTCATCGCCTCGCTGGTCAACATCTTCCTCAAGAGCAGCATGATGGACTTTATCATCAGCTGCCTTGGCGTGCTCATCTTCACCGGCCTGACCGCTTATGACACGCAGAAGCTGCGCCAGTTCGGCGAGAACGCCCCCCTCGAGGACGGCACGGCCGTGCGCCGAGGCGCCATACTTGGCGCGTTGACCCTGTACCTTGATTTTATCAACCTCTTCCTCATGATGCTGCGCCTGTTTGGCGGCAACCGCGAGTGA
- a CDS encoding peptidylprolyl isomerase — MKSFRVFFRALTLTLCLGAVLALAGQAQAADPDPTVKLETSMGDIFVRLDSRKAPISTANFVQYVKSGFYDGTVFHRVIKNFMIQGGGMTADLKQKSARASIRNEADNGLKNKKYTIAMARTGEPHSASSQFFINAKDNDFLDFKSQTPQGWGYAVFGKVIKGQEVVDKIAAVQTGKKGYYDDVPMENVVIKKAVVVE, encoded by the coding sequence ATGAAATCATTTCGTGTATTTTTTCGTGCGCTTACGTTGACTCTCTGCCTTGGGGCCGTCCTTGCTCTGGCCGGTCAGGCTCAGGCCGCCGACCCCGACCCGACAGTAAAGCTCGAGACCAGCATGGGCGACATCTTTGTGCGCCTTGATTCGCGCAAGGCCCCCATCAGCACGGCCAACTTTGTGCAGTACGTCAAATCGGGCTTTTACGACGGCACGGTTTTTCACCGCGTCATCAAAAATTTTATGATTCAGGGCGGCGGCATGACTGCCGACCTGAAGCAGAAGTCTGCCCGCGCCTCCATCCGCAACGAGGCTGACAACGGCCTGAAAAACAAAAAGTACACCATTGCCATGGCCCGTACCGGCGAGCCGCATTCGGCCTCGTCGCAGTTCTTTATCAATGCCAAGGACAACGACTTTCTCGACTTCAAGAGCCAGACCCCCCAGGGCTGGGGCTACGCCGTGTTTGGCAAGGTCATCAAGGGGCAGGAAGTGGTAGACAAGATTGCCGCCGTGCAGACCGGCAAAAAGGGCTACTACGACGATGTACCCATGGAAAACGTGGTTATCAAAAAGGCCGTTGTGGTGGAATAG